TAAAATGCAAATTCTATATGAGCTGAAGCATTTATTCTGCACATGTTATTAATTCACTCATCTGTGGATATTAGAaacatatttacaatgttttgtgatgttttgtttgaaaacaggaagCCACAATAGGTGCCATTATAGTGTCATTATCGTGACTCAACTTTGCTTCTTTTCTGATGTTGCTTTGtatattctttatttgttttgtatttctagGCACATTAACACCTTCGATCTTTGTATTAAGTGattcttcacatttcattttgtCAATTAACTGTTTAGGCTTTTCATCCACACCACGTCTTTTGATGTCTTTGATTACAGAGGGTTTCGTACGCTTATATGGACGCGAGTTCTTTTTCCTGTTACCATGTGGTAATTCTTTATACGCTACACTGTCACCGTAATACACTATTACTGTCTTTCCATTATAGTCACTATCCGTGAAACGAAACACATGTTTTTGGAATCCGTCGCTGTCGATACCCTGGTTTCTTATTTTAAAGAATGTTCGTTCGATGTCTTTTCCCTCTGTCTTGTAAACACGTCTACCGTTATTTTTCCAAGTGTAACCGTCTGCACGCCAGTCTTCCTTTTTTGTGACATCCCCTGAATCGTCATAAAGAAAAACAGAACCTGACTCTGGTCTGTACGGCGGATCATATGTTATACTGTCCTTAATATTTTGATGGAGTATATCAGCAGCTTCATGATGTGTAAGTTTTCGGTCCGTTTTCGTGAACATAGGTGCGTCATTCCCACCACCAAAGAGCTTAACACTATCTGTACTTAAATAGAACTTTGTATCGGTTTCAATTAACACAATTTCACACTTCTGCGGACGATTTCTTAACATCATTGGCACATCAGGTTTGGTAACTGTTTTTGCACGAGTAAGTGTAGGCGGATACGCTGAATTGCTCGTGGCCGCCTCATAGTTCCATCTGTCTAGGAAATCTTTCGATCGCTCACATCCATCAAACATGTTCTGACACCTTGGAAGAATTTCAGATACTACAACAGTGGCACtgaaaaagaagatttttcaTCATTATTAACATATATCGTCAGCATTTTCTAGACACCAGCAGTTCATACAGTTACAATATATATCGTCAGCATTTTGTAGACCCCGGGAGTTCATACAGATACAATCTATATCGTCAGCATTTTCTAGACCCCGGCAGTTCATACAGATACAATCTATATCGTCTGCATTTTCTAGACCGCGGCAGTTCATACAGATACAATCTATATCGTCAGCATTTTCTAGACCCCGGGAGTTCATACAGATACAATCTATATCGTCagcataattattattgttattattattttagggATACAGCTTAACAAAATTCATTATTATCATAAAGGCAAgaaaagtgaaaatgtaaataccTTGAAGACTCACAACGGAGTTCGGTACAGAACTTCTTTATGTCGGATACAATGGCCTCTGATGATTTGCGCCCAATATCATTCGCCCCAACTATAACGACAATGacctgt
This window of the Mercenaria mercenaria strain notata chromosome 5, MADL_Memer_1, whole genome shotgun sequence genome carries:
- the LOC128557051 gene encoding uncharacterized protein LOC128557051; this encodes MFDGCERSKDFLDRWNYEAATSNSAYPPTLTRAKTVTKPDVPMMLRNRPQKCEIVLIETDTKFYLSTDSVKLFGGGNDAPMFTKTDRKLTHHEAADILHQNIKDSITYDPPYRPESGSVFLYDDSGDVTKKEDWRADGYTWKNNGRRVYKTEGKDIERTFFKIRNQGIDSDGFQKHVFRFTDSDYNGKTVIVYYGDSVAYKELPHGNRKKNSRPYKRTKPSVIKDIKRRGVDEKPKQLIDKMKCEESLNTKIEGVNVPRNTKQIKNIQSNIRKEAKLSHDNDTIMAPIVASCFQTKHHKTL